GCCGCCGCGGCTTGCGCCCCGGCTGCAAGCCCTATAATCGCGCCATCCCATCCGCGCTTTCCGCCCATGGCCCCAGGCCCGGGCGGCGGCCACGCTGCACCGGAGCTCCCATGTCGCAATACATCTACACCATGAACGGCGTCTCCAAGACCGTTCCGCCCAAGCGCCAGATCATCAAGGACATCTCGCTGTCGTTCTTCCCCGGCGCCAAGATCGGCCTGCTGGGCCTGAACGGCGCCGGCAAGTCGACGGTGCTCAAGATCATGGCCGGCGTCGACACCGACTTCTCCGGCGAGGCGCGGCCGCAGCCCGGCATCAAGGTCGGCTACCTGGCGCAGGAGCCGCAGCTGGATCCGGAAAAGACCGTCCGCGAGGCCGTCGAGGAAGGCGTGGGCGAGGTCCTGCAGGCGCAGGCGCGCCTGGACGAGGTCTACGCCGCCTACGCGGAGGACGGCGCCGACTTCGACGCGCTGGCCAAGGAGCAGGAGCGCCTGGAGGCGATCCTTGCCGCCGGCGACGCGCACACGCTGGAAAACCAGCTGGAAGTCGCCGCCGACGCGCTGCGCCTGCCGCCGTGGGATGCGGTCATCGGCAAGCTGTCGGGCGGCGAGAAGCGCCGCGTGGCGCTGTGCCGCCTGCTGCTGCAGAAGCCCGACATGCTGCTCCTCGACGAACCCACCAACCACCTCGACGCCGAATCGGTCGAATGGCTGGAGCAGTTCCTCGCCCGCTACACCGGCACCGTGGTGGCGGTGACGCATGACCGCTACTTCCTCGACAACGCCGCCGAGTGGATCCTCGAGCTCGACCGCGGCCGCGGCATTCCGTGGAAGGGCAACTACACCGACTGGCTGGTGCAGAAGGAAGACCGCCTCAAGCGCGAGGAGTCGACCGAGAAGGCGCGCCAGAAGGCGATCGCCAAGGAGCTCGAGTGGGCGCGCAGCAACGCCAAGGGCGGCCGCAGCAAGGGCAAGGCGCGCCTGGCCCGGATCGAGGAGCTGCAGGCGGTCGACTACCAGAAGCGCCAGGAAACCAACGAGATCTTCATTCCGCCGGGCGAGCGCCTGGGCAGCAAGGTGATCGAGTTCAAGAACGTCTCCAAGAGCTTTGGCGACCGCCTGCTGATCGACAACCTGAGCTTCATCGCGCCTCCGGGCGCGATCATCGGCATCATCGGCCCCAACGGCGCGGGCAAGTCCACGCTGTTCAAGATGATCACGGGGCAGGAACAGCCGGACTCGGGTTCGATCGACATGGGCCCGACGGTCAACATCGCCTACGTCGACCAGAGCCGCGACAAGCTGGAGGGCAACCACAACGTCTTCCAGGAAGTCGCCGGCGGTGCCGACATCCTCAACATCAACGGCATCGAGATCCAGTCGCGCGCCTACATCGGACGCTTCAACTTCAAGGGCCAGGACCAGCAGAAGATGGTCGGCTCGCTGTCGGGCGGTGAACGCGGCCGCCTGCACCTGGCCAAGACCCTGCTGCAGGGCGGCAACGTGCTGCTGCTCGACGAACCGTCCAACGACCTGGACATCGAGACCCTGCGCGCGCTTGAAGACGCGCTGCTCGAGTTCCCCGGCAACACCTTCGTGATCAGCCATGACCGCTGGTTCCTCGACCGCATCGCCACGCACATCCTCGCGTTCGAAGGCGACAGCCACGTCGAGTTCTTCCAGGGCAACTACCGCGAATACGAAGAAGACAAGCGCCGCCGGATGGGCGACGACGCGGGTCCGCGCAGGCTTCGGTTCAAGGCGCTCAAGTAGGAGAAGCAGGAGAAGCGTTTGCCACGGATGACGCGGATTGCGCGGATTTGCGCGGATAGAGCAGAAGAGAGAATCGTCCGGCGGGGTCGGTAGGGACTGCGAGTTCCTGCACCTGATTCGGCTCGACCCGCGCGACCCCCCTTAACTGCTTGATCCACTTGATCCACTCGGTTCGCTTATCCGCTTGACCAGCTTGATCCGCGCAAATCCGCGCAATCCGCGTCATCCGTGGCAAAAAGGAAAGACCAGATGGATTTCATGAAGCAGCTGCGGCAGCGCTGGGCCACGTCGGGGTCGCTGGTGTGCGTGGGGCTGGATCCGGAGCCGGCGCGGTTTCCAGCGCGGTTCGCGGGTGATGCCGATGCGGTGTTCGGGTTCTGCCGGGACATCGTCGATGCGACCGCGGAGTTCGCCTGCGCGTTCAAGCCGCAGATCGCGCACTTCGCGGCGCTGGGCGCCGAGGGCGCTCTGGAGCGGCTGATCGCGCACATCCATGCCGGGCACCCGGGCATCCCGGTGATCCTCGACGCCAAGCGCGGCGACATCGGCTCCACCGCGCAGCGCTACGCGGCGGAGGCCTTCGACCGCTACCGCGCGGATGCGGTCACCGCCAATCCCTATCTCGGCGGCGATTCGCTGAAGCCCTACCTGGACCGCGCGGACCGCGGCGTGGTCATCCTCTGTCGCACCTCCAATCCCGGCGCGGGCGACCTGCAGGACCTGCTGGTCGACGGCAGGCCGCTGTACCAGCACGTCGCCGCGAAGGCGGCGTCGGAGTGGAACGGCAACTGCAATGTGGCGCTCGTGGTCGGTGCAACCTGGCCCGGGCAGCTGCGCGACGTGCGCGCGATCGTCGGCGACATGCCGCTGCTGGTGCCGGGCGTCGGTGCCCAGGGCGGCGATGCCGAAGCCGTGGTGCGCAACGCGCGCACCGCCGATGGCACGGGACTGATGGTGAGTTCGTCGCGGGCGATCCTGTACGCGTCGCAGGGCGACGACTACGCCGCCGCCGCTGCGCACGCCGCGCGCGCGCTGCGCGACACGCTGGACCGCCACCGCCATTGAGCGCGAGGGCGTGGATTGCCACCGGCATCACGCGGCCCGGATATCCTCGCGGCACCGGGCCACCGCCTGCCGATGGATGGAATCGATGACCCCTCTGCCACAGTGCGCCGCGCTTGCGCTTGCGATCGCCCTCGCGGCCTGCAGCCCGTCCGACGCTCCGGCGGCCACGGCTTCGCCTGCCGACGCCAGCGCCATACCGACGGCGGACAGCGCGCCCTCGCCTGCGCCCGACCTGATCGCCGGCACCGGCTCGCCGACCACCGCGGCGGAGCCCGCCACCGACGAACTGGCCGCAACGCCGGGCAGCGACGCCGAGGACACCCAGTACTTCGACTTCAGCGGCGCCGCGCTCGCGCGCATGCGCAGCGAAGCGCGCCCGGCCACGCCGGCGCTGCGCGACGCCGCCCGGCGCATCGTCGACGAGACCGGACGCGAGCGCGAATGCGGGACCTATCCCGAGGGCGAACGCCTGTTCGTGCTCGACCTCGATGGCCGTCCCGGCGACGAGGCCCTGCTGCTTTACACGATGGAAGGCTGCGGCGGCGGTGGCAACTACTATGACCGCAGCGGCTACGTGCTGCGCGAGGTCGACGGCGCATGGAAGCAGGTCGCCGAATTCCCGATGGGCACCAAGCTGGTCGGCAACGCCACCATCAGCGCGCTCGAGCCCGGCGTGGTGGTGATCAGCCCGGACGGCGACAGCCTGTTCGAGCCGCACCGCGCCGAGATTCCGCCGCGCTGATCCAGCGCTGCGCCACGAACGCTCCTGTAGGAGCGGCTACAGCCGCGATGCAATGCTGCGATCGTCGACACCGACGCGATGCGATGATGCGATCGCGGCTGTAGCCGCTCCTACAGGGGCGCTGTGGCCGCCCTTACAGGAGCTGATTGGCCGGGGGCTGCGGGACGTCGAACACCTGGCGCAGGTAGCGCAGATAGTCCTCGTCGTCGACCATGGTCTTGCCCGGGGAATCGCTCAGCTTGGCGACGGGCTGGCCGTTGCAGGCCACCATCTTCAGCACGATCTGCAGTGCCTTCGGGCCGGTGTCGTTGGTGAGGTTGGTGCCGATTCCGAACGAGGTGCGGCAGCGGCCGCGGAAACGTTCGTAGAGCGCCATCACCTGCCCGACGTCCAGGCCGTCGCTGAACACCAGGGTGCGCGTGCGCGGGTCGACCCGCATCGATTCCAGGTGCGCCAGCATGCGCTCGCCCCAGGCATGCGGATCGCCGGAGTCGTGGCGCATGCCGTCGAAGAGCTTGCAGAAGTACAGGTCGAAGTCGCGCAGGAAGGCCTCGAGCCCGATCACGTCGGTGAGCGCGATGCCGAGGTCGCCGCGATATTCCTGCGCCCAGGCCTCGAACGCCGCCTTCTGCGAGTCGCGCAGCCGCGGACCCAGCGCCTGGTGCGCCTGCAGCCATTCGTGGGCCATCGTGCCCTGCGGCACCAGGCCGTGGCGCCGCGCGATGTCGACGTTGCTGGTGCCGGCGAACTTCGGCCCGAACAGCTCCGCGACCCGCGGCACGAGCCGCTCCTGCCAGGCGCGCGAGTAGCGCCGGCGGGTGCCGAAATCGGTGATGCGGCAGTCTTCGTAGCCGACCGCGGCGTCGATGCGGTCGACCTTGGCCTGCAGGCGCCGCAGCCCTTCGGCCGCGTCGGCCGGCCCGTGTTCGCCCACCGACCAGGCCTCGCTGACGATCGCCAGCAGCGGCACCTCGAACAGGATCGTGTGCAGCCACGGTCCTTCCACGGTCAGCGACAGCCCGCCCTGCTCGTCCCCGCTGCGCTCCAGCCGCAGGTAGCGACGGTCGAGCCGGAACAGGCCGAGGAAATCGACGAAGTCCGGCTTGATGAAGCGCAGCCCGCGCAGGTAATCGAGCTCGTCGGCCGTGAAGCGCAGTTCGCACAGGACATCGATCGCATCCGACACCACGTCGATATGCCGCGCGAGGTCGACCCCGGCGGACCGGCAGCGGAAGCGGTAGCGCGCGTGCGCCGCGGGATAACGATGCAGCACCGCCTGCATCATCGTGAACTTGTAGAGGTCGGTATCGAGCAGCGAGCGGATCATGGCGTCGCGGCCCGGAGCGATGCCGCCAGGATCCGCGGCAGGCGTGACAGCCAGTGCGTCCAGATCGCCAGCCACACCGCGGCGCGCACCGACGCGCCGCGCGCGGGTGCCTCGAAGCGGCGGAAGTAGCGCCACAACCCGCGGTGCTTGTGCCACTCGACGAAGAACGGCCGCGCGCGCGAGGACACGCCGCGCAGGTGCAGCACGCGCACGTCGTTGGCCACGGCGACGGTGGCGCCGGCGATCCGCGCGCGGCGGCACAGGTCCAGGTCCTCGGCGTGCAGCCGGTAGGCGGCATCGAAGCCGCCGATCCGCTCGAACAGCGCGCGCGGTACCAGCATCAGCGCACCCGAGACCGCGTCCACCGGCTGCAGCGCGGCGCCCTCGTCCACCGCCACGTCCAGCGGGCGCCCGCGCCGTGCGCGCAGCGGCCCGCGCAGCATGCCGGCGAAGTCCGGATCGTTGCGCCGGGCGGCGCCGTCGCGCACGCCGTCCTCGTCGACCAGGTCGGCCCCGAGCAGGACGTCCGCGCCCGCGGCGCCGGCGTGGCGCAGCAGCCGCGGGAAGGTGTCGGCTTCGACCAGGCAGTCGGGATTGACGAAGGCCAGCCACGGCGCCTGGCTGTCCGCCGCGCCCTGGTTGCAGGCGGTGGCGAATCCCGGGTTGTCCGGATTGGCGATGAAGCGCAGGCGTGGGTCGGTCACCGCGTGGCGCTGGACCACGGCCAGGGTGTCGTCGCTGGACGCGTTGTCGATGACGCGGATCTCGGCGACGCCGGTGGCGGCGCGCAGGCGGACCAGGCAGGCGTCGATGCTGGCGGCACTCTCATGGCTCACCACGATGGCGGCGACCGCGTTCACGACGCGAACAGCTCGTGCTGCGACGGTGGATCCACGCCGTCGAGGCGCCGCGCCAGGGCGCTGCGCAGCCCACGCGCCGGATCCTGCATCAGGAAGCGCGCCAACCGCGGCGGCCACGCCGGCCAGCGCGCGGCCAGCGCATCCAGGTCGCCCTCGGCCGGCCCGCCCTCGCCGCCGCGGGCCACGAAGGCGGTTTCGCACAGCACGTTGCGCCAGCCCAGGCCGGCCATCCG
The sequence above is a segment of the Luteimonas sp. MC1750 genome. Coding sequences within it:
- the ettA gene encoding energy-dependent translational throttle protein EttA, which gives rise to MSQYIYTMNGVSKTVPPKRQIIKDISLSFFPGAKIGLLGLNGAGKSTVLKIMAGVDTDFSGEARPQPGIKVGYLAQEPQLDPEKTVREAVEEGVGEVLQAQARLDEVYAAYAEDGADFDALAKEQERLEAILAAGDAHTLENQLEVAADALRLPPWDAVIGKLSGGEKRRVALCRLLLQKPDMLLLDEPTNHLDAESVEWLEQFLARYTGTVVAVTHDRYFLDNAAEWILELDRGRGIPWKGNYTDWLVQKEDRLKREESTEKARQKAIAKELEWARSNAKGGRSKGKARLARIEELQAVDYQKRQETNEIFIPPGERLGSKVIEFKNVSKSFGDRLLIDNLSFIAPPGAIIGIIGPNGAGKSTLFKMITGQEQPDSGSIDMGPTVNIAYVDQSRDKLEGNHNVFQEVAGGADILNINGIEIQSRAYIGRFNFKGQDQQKMVGSLSGGERGRLHLAKTLLQGGNVLLLDEPSNDLDIETLRALEDALLEFPGNTFVISHDRWFLDRIATHILAFEGDSHVEFFQGNYREYEEDKRRRMGDDAGPRRLRFKALK
- the pyrF gene encoding orotidine-5'-phosphate decarboxylase — translated: MDFMKQLRQRWATSGSLVCVGLDPEPARFPARFAGDADAVFGFCRDIVDATAEFACAFKPQIAHFAALGAEGALERLIAHIHAGHPGIPVILDAKRGDIGSTAQRYAAEAFDRYRADAVTANPYLGGDSLKPYLDRADRGVVILCRTSNPGAGDLQDLLVDGRPLYQHVAAKAASEWNGNCNVALVVGATWPGQLRDVRAIVGDMPLLVPGVGAQGGDAEAVVRNARTADGTGLMVSSSRAILYASQGDDYAAAAAHAARALRDTLDRHRH
- the pncB gene encoding nicotinate phosphoribosyltransferase; this encodes MIRSLLDTDLYKFTMMQAVLHRYPAAHARYRFRCRSAGVDLARHIDVVSDAIDVLCELRFTADELDYLRGLRFIKPDFVDFLGLFRLDRRYLRLERSGDEQGGLSLTVEGPWLHTILFEVPLLAIVSEAWSVGEHGPADAAEGLRRLQAKVDRIDAAVGYEDCRITDFGTRRRYSRAWQERLVPRVAELFGPKFAGTSNVDIARRHGLVPQGTMAHEWLQAHQALGPRLRDSQKAAFEAWAQEYRGDLGIALTDVIGLEAFLRDFDLYFCKLFDGMRHDSGDPHAWGERMLAHLESMRVDPRTRTLVFSDGLDVGQVMALYERFRGRCRTSFGIGTNLTNDTGPKALQIVLKMVACNGQPVAKLSDSPGKTMVDDEDYLRYLRQVFDVPQPPANQLL
- a CDS encoding glycosyltransferase family 2 protein — translated: MNAVAAIVVSHESAASIDACLVRLRAATGVAEIRVIDNASSDDTLAVVQRHAVTDPRLRFIANPDNPGFATACNQGAADSQAPWLAFVNPDCLVEADTFPRLLRHAGAAGADVLLGADLVDEDGVRDGAARRNDPDFAGMLRGPLRARRGRPLDVAVDEGAALQPVDAVSGALMLVPRALFERIGGFDAAYRLHAEDLDLCRRARIAGATVAVANDVRVLHLRGVSSRARPFFVEWHKHRGLWRYFRRFEAPARGASVRAAVWLAIWTHWLSRLPRILAASLRAATP